From Geomonas agri, one genomic window encodes:
- a CDS encoding replication-associated recombination protein A, whose amino-acid sequence MRPRTISEYLGQGHLLGEGKLLRSLIETDRVTSLIFWGPPGSGKTTLARIIAGATKSHFIFFSAIMSGIKEIREVVKEAEDILKFQGKRTILFVDEIHRFNKSQQDAFLPYVERGTFTMIGATTENPSFEVIAPLLSRCKVLVLNPLADEDIRQILVNALTDRDRGLGEFELTASEDALSFMAEQAGGDARIALNTLETAARLARDGEISLDIAREATQKKPLLYDKGGEEHYNVISAFIKSMRGSDPDAALYWLARMIEAGEDPIFILRRMVIFASEDVGNADPRGLQMAVSALEAFRLVGMPEGRIILGQAVTYLATAPKSNASYMGINQALAEVRKSGGLPVPMQIRNAPTKLMKGLGYGKGYLYPHDYQDGVVAQSYLPDLLSGRSFYSPKESGYEKSIRERMAWIRGQREKTNDPER is encoded by the coding sequence ATGCGGCCCCGCACCATCTCCGAATACCTGGGACAGGGCCACCTTCTGGGTGAAGGGAAGCTCCTGAGAAGCCTGATTGAAACTGACCGGGTAACCTCCCTCATCTTCTGGGGCCCTCCGGGCTCCGGCAAAACCACCTTGGCCCGCATCATCGCGGGCGCCACCAAAAGCCACTTCATCTTCTTCTCGGCCATCATGAGCGGCATCAAGGAGATCCGCGAGGTGGTCAAGGAGGCCGAGGACATCCTGAAGTTCCAAGGTAAGCGAACCATCCTCTTCGTGGACGAGATCCATCGCTTCAACAAGAGCCAGCAGGACGCCTTCCTTCCCTACGTCGAGCGCGGCACCTTTACCATGATCGGCGCCACGACGGAGAACCCCTCCTTCGAAGTGATCGCGCCGCTTTTGTCCCGCTGCAAGGTGCTGGTACTGAACCCGCTTGCCGACGAGGACATCCGGCAGATCCTGGTTAACGCCCTTACCGACCGGGATCGGGGTCTCGGGGAGTTCGAACTCACCGCCTCCGAGGACGCCCTTTCCTTCATGGCCGAGCAGGCCGGCGGCGACGCGCGCATCGCGCTCAACACACTTGAGACGGCCGCCCGCCTGGCCCGCGACGGCGAGATCAGCCTCGATATCGCCCGCGAGGCCACCCAGAAGAAACCGCTGCTCTACGACAAAGGGGGCGAGGAGCACTACAACGTCATTTCCGCCTTCATCAAGTCGATGCGGGGCTCCGATCCTGACGCCGCGCTCTACTGGCTGGCACGCATGATCGAGGCGGGCGAGGACCCGATTTTCATCCTGCGCCGCATGGTCATCTTCGCCTCCGAGGATGTGGGCAATGCCGACCCGCGCGGGCTGCAGATGGCGGTTTCGGCACTGGAGGCGTTCCGGCTGGTTGGCATGCCCGAGGGGAGGATCATCCTGGGACAGGCAGTCACCTACCTCGCCACCGCCCCCAAGTCCAACGCGAGCTACATGGGGATCAACCAGGCCTTGGCCGAGGTGCGTAAATCCGGCGGGCTCCCGGTCCCCATGCAGATCAGGAACGCCCCCACTAAGCTCATGAAGGGACTGGGCTACGGCAAGGGATATCTCTACCCGCACGACTACCAGGACGGCGTCGTGGCCCAGAGCTATCTCCCGGACCTGCTATCGGGACGGAGCTTCTACTCGCCCAAGGAGAGCGGCTACGAGAAAAGCATCCGCGAACGGATGGCCTGGATCAGGGGACAACGGGAAAAGACGAACGATCCCGAGCGGTAA
- the pfkA gene encoding 6-phosphofructokinase, with product MKKIGILTSGGDCSGMNATIRSATRTALGHGVQVVGFRKGYAGLLKGDLLEMTTREVAGILHRGGTFLQSARSEEFRTVLGREKAVRHLQDLGVEGLVVIGGDGSLNGALALHRMGVPVIGVPASIDNDIAYTDMALGVDTALNNIIYAVDCIKDTASSHDRAFVIEVMGRNSGYLASMSAIATGAEYAIVPEVECDIADLCNQLRKRYEEGRSNAIIILAEGAGRAQNIADNIKDAIGFETRVTVLGHYQRGGAPSVFDRLLGSRFGHAAVEQLLAGEKGKMVGLCCGEICATPLETVVVSEKMQQDELHDLSMILGI from the coding sequence ATGAAGAAGATCGGGATTCTCACCAGCGGCGGAGATTGCTCCGGCATGAACGCGACGATCAGGAGTGCAACACGCACGGCGCTGGGACACGGGGTGCAGGTGGTCGGCTTCAGAAAGGGATACGCGGGGCTCTTGAAGGGAGACCTACTTGAGATGACCACCAGGGAAGTAGCGGGGATCCTGCACCGAGGCGGCACCTTCCTGCAGTCCGCCAGAAGCGAGGAGTTCCGCACCGTGCTTGGCCGGGAAAAGGCGGTTCGGCACCTGCAGGACCTGGGTGTGGAGGGGCTGGTAGTGATCGGCGGGGACGGCTCGTTGAACGGCGCGCTGGCGCTGCATCGCATGGGGGTGCCGGTGATAGGGGTCCCGGCCAGCATCGACAACGACATCGCCTACACCGACATGGCCCTCGGCGTTGATACCGCGCTTAACAACATCATCTACGCGGTCGACTGCATTAAGGACACGGCCAGTTCTCACGACCGGGCCTTCGTGATCGAGGTTATGGGGAGAAACTCCGGGTACCTGGCCAGCATGAGCGCCATCGCGACCGGCGCTGAGTACGCCATCGTTCCCGAGGTGGAGTGCGACATTGCCGACCTGTGCAACCAGCTGAGAAAACGCTACGAGGAAGGGCGCAGTAACGCCATCATCATCCTGGCCGAAGGGGCTGGGCGTGCCCAGAACATCGCCGATAACATCAAGGATGCCATCGGCTTCGAGACCCGCGTCACCGTGCTGGGGCACTACCAGCGCGGCGGCGCGCCGTCGGTCTTCGACCGGCTGTTGGGAAGCCGCTTCGGACACGCCGCCGTCGAGCAGTTGCTGGCGGGCGAGAAAGGTAAAATGGTGGGTCTTTGCTGCGGCGAGATCTGCGCCACGCCCCTGGAGACAGTGGTGGTGAGCGAAAAGATGCAGCAAGACGAACTGCATGACCTGTCCATGATCCTGGGGATCTAG
- a CDS encoding VOC family protein: protein MTDRFREQGAFSWFELTTADVAAAQSFYGRLFGWSTERWDGEGDYTLIKVAGKEVGGIAPAGPGPRKPLGWGVYVTVTDVDLTAAKAEELGGKVVVPPTDIPRVGRFCVLQDPEGAVLTAITYCRP, encoded by the coding sequence ATGACCGATCGATTCAGGGAACAGGGTGCATTCAGCTGGTTCGAACTGACCACGGCTGATGTTGCCGCGGCCCAGTCCTTCTACGGCAGGCTGTTCGGCTGGAGTACCGAGCGCTGGGACGGGGAGGGGGACTACACCCTGATCAAGGTCGCTGGCAAGGAAGTCGGGGGAATCGCGCCCGCGGGGCCGGGTCCCCGTAAGCCTTTGGGGTGGGGCGTGTATGTGACCGTGACCGATGTGGACCTGACCGCCGCCAAGGCAGAGGAACTCGGTGGGAAAGTGGTGGTTCCGCCGACCGACATTCCCCGCGTGGGACGCTTCTGCGTGCTCCAGGACCCTGAGGGTGCCGTGCTGACCGCTATCACCTACTGCCGCCCGTAA
- a CDS encoding tetratricopeptide repeat protein has product MEPVPQEDAEKLFNRALTAFSAGEYQAALAHFERALKVQDNPLLHSYLGLCIAKERGQVKKGRDLCQASLDLEPENPAHYLNLARVHQVAGDKPKALEVLRKGMSVGASDEIKALLATLGTRKPPPLSFLSRDHFLNKWLGIALSRMGLR; this is encoded by the coding sequence ATGGAGCCTGTGCCGCAGGAAGATGCCGAGAAGCTGTTTAACCGTGCCCTCACCGCCTTTTCTGCTGGTGAATACCAGGCTGCCTTGGCCCATTTCGAGAGGGCGCTGAAGGTTCAGGACAACCCGTTGCTGCATTCCTATCTTGGGCTGTGCATCGCCAAGGAGCGCGGACAGGTCAAGAAGGGGCGTGATCTTTGCCAGGCGTCCCTCGATCTCGAGCCGGAGAATCCGGCCCACTACCTGAACCTGGCCCGGGTACACCAGGTGGCCGGTGACAAGCCCAAGGCCCTGGAGGTGCTCAGGAAGGGGATGTCGGTCGGCGCAAGCGATGAAATTAAGGCACTACTGGCCACGCTCGGCACCAGGAAGCCGCCGCCGTTGAGTTTCCTGTCCCGGGATCACTTCCTGAACAAGTGGTTGGGCATCGCTCTTTCCCGCATGGGACTGCGTTGA
- a CDS encoding HAD family hydrolase — MSQKIKAVIYDCDGVLFDSFEANYAFYHLILDRFGKPAINRGDVDTMRILHTYCNRDVLEYLFSGDDRMDEVRAFSASIDYRKLFPLMVMEQGLRETLDVLKGKVELAICTNRASSMDILLESFGLDGYFSCVMTAGRVNNPKPHPEPLFKVLEHYGLAPEEALFIGDSDVDLRAAEGAGVPFVAYRGELNCATKIDRHQDLLLLL; from the coding sequence TTGAGCCAAAAGATCAAGGCAGTCATCTATGACTGCGACGGCGTGTTATTTGATTCCTTCGAGGCCAACTACGCCTTTTACCACCTGATCCTGGACCGCTTCGGCAAGCCCGCTATCAACCGCGGGGACGTTGACACCATGCGCATCCTGCACACCTACTGCAACAGGGACGTGCTGGAATACCTGTTCTCCGGCGACGATCGCATGGACGAGGTGCGTGCCTTTTCCGCCAGCATCGATTACCGTAAACTCTTCCCGCTCATGGTCATGGAACAGGGGCTGCGTGAGACCCTGGACGTGTTGAAGGGGAAAGTGGAACTGGCGATTTGCACCAACCGCGCGAGCTCGATGGACATCCTGCTCGAGTCCTTCGGGCTGGACGGTTACTTCAGCTGTGTCATGACCGCCGGCCGAGTCAACAACCCCAAGCCGCATCCGGAACCGCTCTTCAAGGTTCTGGAGCACTACGGCCTGGCGCCGGAAGAGGCCCTTTTCATCGGAGATTCGGACGTTGACCTCCGCGCCGCCGAGGGTGCAGGGGTTCCCTTCGTGGCCTACCGCGGTGAACTGAACTGCGCTACGAAAATAGATAGACACCAGGATCTGCTGTTACTGCTTTAG